A single window of Microbaculum marinisediminis DNA harbors:
- a CDS encoding DUF1636 domain-containing protein has protein sequence MARPFLYVCTTCKQDGAPLAEGETPPGKLLYEAVAEKLAAMGDAAPVEVEPVVCFANCEQGCSAGVSQPGKWAYMVGHIGPDHADDLIAYAAAYAKSDRGAVLRSGRPESLRHAIVGRFPTHLAFPQSPIKDAAE, from the coding sequence GTGGCCCGACCCTTCCTTTACGTCTGCACCACCTGCAAGCAGGACGGCGCGCCCCTGGCCGAGGGCGAGACGCCGCCCGGCAAGCTGCTCTACGAGGCCGTCGCCGAAAAGCTCGCCGCGATGGGCGACGCCGCGCCCGTCGAAGTCGAACCGGTCGTCTGCTTCGCCAATTGCGAGCAGGGCTGCTCCGCCGGCGTCTCCCAGCCGGGCAAATGGGCCTACATGGTCGGCCATATCGGCCCGGACCACGCCGACGACCTGATCGCCTACGCCGCGGCCTACGCGAAATCGGACCGCGGCGCCGTGCTGCGCTCCGGCCGGCCGGAGTCGCTGCGCCACGCCATCGTCGGCCGCTTCCCGACCCATCTCGCCTTCCCGCAATCCCCGATAAAGGACGCCGCCGAATGA
- the cobW gene encoding cobalamin biosynthesis protein CobW: protein MSAPAPKLSGEKIPATVITGFLGAGKTTLVRHVLENANGRRIAIIVNEFGSLGIDGDLLKSCGIAGCTDDDIVELANGCICCTVADDFLPTMQALLDRDDPPEHVLIETSGLALPKPLIKAFDWPTIRSRMTVDGVIAVVDGPAVATGRFADDPDAIARQRAEDPSVDHDNPLAEVYEDQLNAADLIVVNKADLLDGADIDALKQGIAGAVPRAVKVVSAYEGRIDPAVLLGIGAAAEDDLDARPSHHDGADDHEHDDFESFVVEIGEIADPDTLVARLRAVAEAHDILRIKGFVPVSAKPMRLAVQGVGGRFRHAYDRPWTPTEQRVGRLVVIGETGLDQAAIDAAIRG, encoded by the coding sequence ATGAGTGCGCCTGCCCCCAAGCTCAGCGGAGAGAAGATCCCCGCGACCGTGATCACCGGCTTCCTCGGCGCCGGCAAGACGACGCTGGTGCGCCACGTCCTGGAGAACGCCAACGGCCGCCGCATCGCCATCATCGTCAACGAATTCGGCTCGCTCGGCATCGACGGCGACCTCCTGAAGAGCTGCGGCATCGCCGGCTGCACCGACGACGATATCGTCGAGCTCGCCAACGGCTGCATCTGCTGCACGGTGGCCGACGACTTCCTGCCGACCATGCAGGCTCTGCTCGACCGCGACGATCCGCCCGAGCACGTGCTGATCGAGACCTCGGGCCTGGCCCTGCCGAAGCCGCTGATCAAGGCCTTCGACTGGCCGACCATCCGCTCGCGCATGACGGTCGACGGCGTCATCGCCGTGGTCGACGGCCCGGCCGTCGCCACCGGCCGGTTCGCCGACGATCCCGACGCCATCGCCCGGCAGCGCGCGGAGGATCCCTCCGTCGATCACGACAACCCGCTCGCCGAGGTCTACGAGGACCAGCTCAACGCCGCCGACCTGATCGTCGTCAACAAGGCCGACCTGCTCGACGGGGCCGACATCGACGCCCTGAAGCAGGGGATCGCCGGCGCGGTGCCGCGCGCGGTGAAGGTCGTCTCGGCCTACGAGGGCCGCATCGATCCCGCCGTCCTGCTCGGCATCGGCGCCGCCGCCGAGGACGATCTCGACGCCCGCCCCTCGCACCATGACGGCGCCGACGACCACGAGCACGACGATTTCGAGTCCTTCGTCGTCGAGATCGGCGAGATCGCGGATCCCGACACCCTGGTCGCCCGCCTCCGCGCGGTCGCCGAGGCGCACGACATCCTGCGCATCAAGGGCTTCGTGCCGGTCAGCGCCAAGCCGATGCGGCTCGCCGTGCAGGGCGTCGGCGGCCGGTTCCGCCACGCCTACGACCGCCCGTGGACGCCGACCGAACAGCGCGTCGGCCGCCTCGTCGTCATCGGCGAGACCGGCCTCGACCAGGCCGCGATCGACGCGGCGATACGAGGCTGA
- the cobD gene encoding threonine-phosphate decarboxylase CobD — protein sequence MIGKTASTFAHVPAGGEIAHGGRLAEARRLFPGAAEPIIDLSTGINPRPYPVPDVPAEVWARLPEPSDAAALEAVAAATYGGDPTRVVAAPGTQVLISLLPRIVPLTSVAVVGPTYAEHAAAWAQSGAAVTEVGSHEAAAGHDGIVLCNPNNPDGRRTDPDTLAALASGLAARGGLLVVDEAFADLEDGPLSLIPDLPGAGVVVLRSFGKTYGLAGLRLGFAVAGPELAAKIRAALGPWAVSGPAIGIGRRALADTGWLAATRARLDGDRQRLDGLLTRAGLAVVGGTRLYRLAESAQAPAVFDRLGQAGIFVRRFAYRPDWLRFGMPGDEAAWARLAAALG from the coding sequence ATGATCGGCAAGACGGCTAGCACGTTCGCGCACGTCCCGGCAGGGGGGGAGATTGCTCATGGCGGGCGCCTGGCCGAGGCGCGGCGGCTTTTCCCCGGCGCGGCCGAGCCGATCATCGACCTGTCGACCGGTATCAATCCGCGGCCCTATCCGGTTCCCGATGTCCCGGCGGAGGTCTGGGCGCGATTGCCGGAACCGTCGGATGCGGCGGCCCTGGAGGCCGTGGCCGCGGCCACCTATGGCGGCGATCCGACGCGGGTGGTCGCCGCGCCGGGCACGCAGGTGCTGATTTCGCTGCTGCCGCGCATCGTCCCGCTGACGTCCGTCGCCGTCGTCGGGCCGACCTATGCCGAGCATGCCGCCGCCTGGGCGCAATCGGGCGCGGCGGTCACGGAGGTCGGCTCCCACGAGGCGGCAGCCGGACATGACGGCATCGTCCTGTGCAATCCCAACAATCCCGACGGACGACGGACGGATCCGGACACTCTGGCGGCGCTGGCCTCGGGTCTCGCCGCCCGCGGGGGCCTGCTCGTCGTCGACGAGGCCTTCGCCGACCTGGAGGACGGGCCGCTGAGCCTGATCCCCGACCTCCCCGGCGCGGGCGTGGTGGTGCTGCGCTCCTTCGGCAAGACCTACGGGCTCGCCGGCCTGCGGCTCGGCTTCGCGGTGGCCGGGCCGGAGCTGGCGGCGAAGATCCGCGCCGCGCTGGGGCCGTGGGCGGTGTCGGGGCCGGCGATCGGAATCGGGCGCCGGGCCCTGGCCGATACCGGCTGGCTGGCCGCGACGCGGGCCCGGCTGGACGGGGACCGGCAACGCCTGGACGGTCTTCTCACACGTGCGGGGCTCGCCGTCGTCGGCGGGACGCGCCTTTACCGGCTCGCGGAAAGCGCGCAGGCACCGGCGGTTTTCGACCGGCTCGGCCAGGCGGGGATCTTCGTGCGTCGTTTCGCTTATCGCCCGGACTGGCTGCGGTTCGGGATGCCCGGCGACGAGGCCGCGTGGGCGCGGCTGGCGGCGGCGCTGGGATGA
- the cobU gene encoding bifunctional adenosylcobinamide kinase/adenosylcobinamide-phosphate guanylyltransferase, whose translation MLDSHTQLSLVLGGSRSGKSRYAEELVRAQPAPWVYLATAQAFDAEMAARIAEHRARRDEGWRTVEAPLALPEAIRDAPAAAPVLADCLTLWLSNLMLGGHDVAAAVDDLETALAARDATTVLVSNEVGLSIVPDNPLGRAFSDAQGRLNQRIARQAARVVFMVAGLPMVMKDET comes from the coding sequence ATTTTGGACAGCCATACCCAACTCAGCCTGGTGCTCGGCGGTTCGCGGTCCGGCAAGAGCCGGTACGCGGAAGAGCTGGTGCGGGCGCAGCCGGCGCCGTGGGTCTATCTGGCGACGGCGCAGGCCTTCGACGCGGAGATGGCGGCGCGAATCGCCGAGCACCGCGCGCGCCGGGACGAGGGCTGGCGGACCGTCGAGGCCCCGCTCGCGCTGCCCGAGGCGATCCGGGACGCCCCCGCCGCCGCGCCGGTCCTGGCCGACTGCCTGACGCTGTGGCTGTCCAACCTCATGCTCGGCGGGCACGACGTCGCCGCCGCCGTCGACGATCTCGAAACCGCGCTGGCCGCCCGAGATGCGACAACGGTGCTCGTTTCCAACGAGGTCGGCCTGAGTATCGTGCCCGACAATCCGCTCGGCCGCGCCTTCAGCGACGCGCAGGGGCGGCTCAACCAGCGTATTGCGCGGCAGGCCGCGCGCGTGGTCTTCATGGTGGCGGGACTGCCGATGGTGATGAAGGACGAGACATGA
- the cobN gene encoding cobaltochelatase subunit CobN, with protein MHVLVRETRALDEIEQAVDLGQTPADLVFLSFSDSDLGAASAAWQADATLPGLRLANLARLKHPLSVDLYVEQVIETARCVVIRLLGGLDYWRYGAEEVARVCRDRAIPLAILPGDGREDDRLIELSTVDPGIRARLDACFAHGGPENTGPALRLAAHLAGLGPDDGERAEPLPMHGEYRLPGRRSPAAPTPPLPHEGGGSDSGIVSTGGSTPSPAAGGNTTGATPGSAEPPPPSWGRVGEGARPEDGRSAPRTGTRAPDGEAGQPRPLAVIVFYRAYLLAADLAPVDALARDLDKRGLDVRALYVASLKAPDTTAFVARTLRDWRPAVILNATGFSARLDPEAGNDGASPLDAAGVPVLQLVLSGSAREAWAESARGLSQADLAMQVVLPELDGRLLATAISFKADEAEIDGLEFARTVHTPDPDGITLAADRAAGWARLAATGRGNRSIALILSDYPGAAGQAAHAVGLDAIESTAQILGLLDREGYATGAAMPDGKAVVAALCDAEPTQFLSLADYRRLFATLPEDTRTRIVEAWGAPEDDPAVAGGSFALPFGRYGNVIAAIQPDRGSALQRKDTYHDPDLPPRHAYVAFYLWLREIEAIHAIVHLGTHGTLEWLPGKAVALSGACVPTALIRGLPLIYPFIVNNPGEAAAAKRRLGAVTIGHLTPPLKLAGSHGAATELERLIDEFAAADGLDRRRTAILKSEILERADEVGLLAESGATADMSEDDRLACLDAYLCDVKDLQIRDGLHVFGAVPGPEQRAALSEALRAACPDLPPEPLDARLDASPEAERQALLAALDGHFVLPGPSGAPTRGRADVLPTGRNLFAVDPRAVPTRSALVLAEKAADDLVRRHLQDHGDWPRSVVIDLWGSATMRTGGEDLALALVLIGARPTWDTGSNRVNGFEILPLAMLDRPRIDVTLRVSGMFRDAFEAQIALFDAVVRAVAERDEDDQWNPVAAKARGLTGVALRKATARIYGAAPGSYGAGVTHLVEAGAWDERADLGNAYLSASAHAYGQGLDGARDADGFAERVRATEAFVHQQDHAEIDLLDTLDFAAHEGGFAAAAEALGASPALYHADTSNPEKPKTRTVAEEVTRVVRGRAANPEWLAGMMRHGYRGGSEIARSLEGLYGFAATLPDRLDRQFDLVFDATLGDETVDRFLRAENPAARAAMVARFDEAIRRGLWRPRRNAVAAILAGGEP; from the coding sequence ATGCACGTTCTGGTCCGGGAGACACGCGCGCTCGACGAGATCGAGCAGGCGGTCGATCTCGGCCAGACGCCTGCCGACCTGGTCTTCCTGTCGTTCTCGGATTCCGACCTCGGCGCCGCGTCCGCCGCCTGGCAAGCGGACGCGACATTGCCGGGCCTGAGGCTCGCCAATCTCGCCCGGCTCAAGCACCCGCTGTCGGTCGACCTCTATGTCGAGCAGGTGATCGAGACCGCGCGCTGCGTGGTCATCCGCCTGCTCGGCGGCCTCGACTACTGGCGCTACGGCGCCGAAGAGGTCGCCCGCGTCTGCCGCGATCGCGCGATACCGCTGGCGATCCTGCCCGGCGACGGCCGCGAGGACGATCGGCTGATCGAACTGTCGACCGTCGATCCCGGCATCCGCGCCCGGCTCGACGCCTGCTTCGCCCATGGCGGACCGGAGAACACCGGCCCCGCGCTGCGCCTGGCCGCCCATCTCGCCGGCCTCGGCCCCGACGATGGCGAGCGGGCCGAGCCGCTGCCGATGCACGGGGAATACCGGCTTCCCGGCCGGCGGTCGCCGGCCGCCCCCACCCCGCCCCTCCCCCACGAGGGGGGAGGGAGCGACAGTGGCATCGTCTCCACAGGCGGATCGACGCCCTCTCCTGCGGCCGGTGGAAATACAACGGGGGCTACGCCGGGTTCCGCTGAACCCCCTCCCCCCTCGTGGGGGAGGGTTGGGGAGGGGGCGCGGCCCGAAGACGGGCGTTCCGCGCCCAGGACAGGCACCCGTGCGCCCGACGGAGAAGCCGGACAACCCCGCCCCCTCGCCGTCATCGTCTTCTACCGGGCCTACCTGCTCGCCGCCGACCTCGCCCCCGTCGACGCGCTCGCCCGCGACCTCGACAAACGGGGCCTCGACGTCCGCGCCCTGTACGTCGCAAGCCTCAAGGCGCCCGATACCACGGCCTTCGTCGCCCGGACCCTGCGCGACTGGCGGCCCGCCGTGATCCTCAACGCCACCGGCTTCTCCGCCCGGCTGGACCCCGAAGCGGGAAACGACGGCGCCTCTCCGCTCGATGCCGCCGGCGTTCCCGTACTCCAGCTCGTGCTCTCCGGCTCCGCGCGCGAGGCCTGGGCGGAGTCGGCGCGCGGCCTCTCCCAGGCCGACCTCGCCATGCAGGTGGTGCTGCCCGAGCTCGACGGACGCCTGCTCGCGACCGCCATCTCGTTCAAGGCGGACGAGGCGGAAATCGACGGCCTCGAATTCGCCCGCACCGTTCACACCCCGGACCCGGACGGCATCACGCTCGCCGCCGACCGCGCCGCCGGCTGGGCCCGGCTCGCCGCCACCGGGCGCGGGAACCGCAGCATCGCGTTGATCCTCTCCGATTATCCCGGCGCCGCCGGCCAGGCGGCGCACGCCGTCGGCCTCGACGCCATCGAGAGCACGGCACAGATCCTCGGCCTGCTGGACCGCGAGGGCTATGCCACCGGGGCGGCGATGCCCGACGGCAAGGCGGTCGTCGCGGCCCTGTGCGATGCCGAGCCGACACAGTTTCTGTCGCTCGCCGACTACCGGCGCCTGTTCGCCACCCTTCCAGAAGACACACGCACGCGGATCGTCGAGGCCTGGGGCGCCCCAGAAGACGACCCGGCCGTCGCGGGCGGCTCGTTTGCCCTGCCCTTCGGCCGCTATGGCAACGTCATCGCGGCGATCCAGCCGGACCGGGGCAGCGCGCTTCAGCGCAAGGACACCTATCACGACCCCGATCTGCCGCCGCGCCATGCCTATGTCGCCTTCTATCTGTGGCTGCGCGAGATCGAGGCGATCCACGCCATCGTCCATCTCGGCACCCACGGCACGCTGGAATGGCTGCCCGGCAAGGCCGTCGCCCTGTCCGGCGCCTGCGTGCCGACGGCCCTGATCCGCGGCCTGCCCCTGATCTATCCCTTTATCGTCAACAATCCCGGCGAGGCCGCCGCCGCCAAGCGCCGGCTCGGCGCGGTGACGATCGGCCATCTGACCCCGCCCCTGAAGCTCGCCGGCAGCCACGGCGCCGCGACCGAGCTCGAACGCCTGATCGACGAGTTCGCCGCCGCCGACGGCCTCGACAGGCGCCGCACCGCGATCCTGAAGTCCGAGATCCTCGAGCGCGCCGACGAGGTCGGGCTGCTCGCCGAAAGCGGCGCGACGGCGGACATGAGCGAGGACGACCGCCTCGCCTGCCTCGACGCCTATCTCTGCGACGTGAAGGACCTGCAGATCCGCGACGGCCTGCACGTGTTCGGCGCCGTGCCCGGACCCGAGCAGCGCGCGGCGCTGTCCGAGGCCTTGAGGGCCGCCTGTCCCGATCTTCCCCCGGAACCGCTCGACGCGCGCCTGGACGCCTCGCCTGAGGCCGAACGGCAGGCGCTGCTGGCCGCCCTGGACGGGCACTTCGTGCTCCCCGGCCCCTCCGGCGCGCCGACGCGCGGCCGCGCCGACGTGCTACCGACCGGCCGCAACCTGTTCGCCGTCGATCCGCGCGCCGTGCCGACCCGCTCCGCCCTGGTGCTCGCCGAAAAGGCCGCCGACGATCTCGTCCGCCGCCACCTGCAGGATCACGGCGACTGGCCGCGATCGGTGGTGATCGACCTTTGGGGCTCGGCGACCATGCGCACCGGCGGCGAGGATCTGGCGCTCGCGCTGGTACTGATCGGCGCGCGGCCGACCTGGGATACCGGCTCGAACCGCGTCAACGGCTTCGAGATCCTGCCGCTGGCGATGCTCGACCGTCCCAGGATCGACGTCACCCTGCGCGTCTCCGGCATGTTCCGCGACGCCTTCGAGGCGCAGATCGCCCTGTTCGACGCCGTCGTCCGCGCGGTCGCCGAACGCGACGAGGACGACCAGTGGAACCCGGTCGCGGCGAAGGCCCGCGGCCTGACCGGGGTGGCCCTGCGCAAGGCGACGGCCCGCATCTACGGCGCCGCGCCCGGCAGCTACGGCGCCGGCGTCACCCATCTCGTCGAGGCCGGCGCCTGGGACGAGCGCGCCGATCTCGGCAACGCCTATCTGTCGGCCTCCGCCCATGCCTACGGCCAGGGCCTCGACGGCGCCCGCGACGCCGACGGCTTCGCCGAGCGGGTGCGCGCCACGGAGGCCTTCGTCCATCAGCAGGACCATGCCGAGATCGACCTGCTCGACACCCTCGATTTCGCCGCCCACGAAGGCGGTTTCGCCGCCGCGGCCGAAGCGCTGGGGGCGAGTCCGGCGCTCTATCACGCCGATACGTCGAACCCAGAGAAGCCGAAGACCCGCACGGTCGCCGAGGAGGTCACGCGCGTGGTGCGCGGCCGCGCGGCCAATCCCGAGTGGCTCGCCGGCATGATGCGCCACGGCTATCGCGGCGGATCGGAAATCGCCCGATCGCTCGAGGGTCTCTACGGCTTCGCCGCCACCCTGCCCGACCGGCTCGACCGCCAGTTCGATCTCGTCTTCGACGCAACCCTCGGCGACGAGACCGTCGACCGCTTCCTGCGTGCGGAAAACCCGGCCGCCCGCGCCGCGATGGTCGCGCGCTTCGACGAAGCGATCCGCCGCGGCCTCTGGCGCCCGCGCCGCAACGCAGTGGCCGCCATTCTGGCGGGAGGCGAGCCATGA
- a CDS encoding cobyric acid synthase, with the protein MTARAIMFQGTGSNVGKSLIVAGLCRALTRRGIAVAPFKPQNMSNNAAVTAEGGEIGRAQALQARAAGLAPHVDMNPVLLKPQSETGAQIVLCGKVFGAAKAREFQAVKQQLLPHVIESFDRLKRTAEIVLVEGAGSASEINLRAADIANMGFARAADVPVVLIGDIDRGGVIASLVGTKTVIDPADAAMIVGFIVNRMRGDPTLFDAGMAAIAEATGWANLGLVPHFAGAGRLPAEDAYSLSEQEAGHAGGKIRISVPVLPRIANFDDLDPLAAEPDVALTMVEAGQAIPACDLVILPGSKATIADLKALKREGWDVDILAHVRRGGRVLGLCGGYQMLGRTIADPEGIEGYPELAEGLGLLDVETVLCSDKSLVEVSGETVADGLSFRGYEMHMGRTTGPATERPLVRLADCRVDGAVSPDGRVAATYVHGFFADDRQRAAWLERLGGASDLAYERGVDDALDRLAEHLEAHVDIDRIVTSAR; encoded by the coding sequence ATGACCGCCCGGGCCATCATGTTCCAGGGAACCGGCTCGAATGTCGGCAAGTCGCTGATCGTGGCTGGGCTCTGCCGGGCGCTGACGCGGCGCGGGATAGCGGTGGCGCCCTTCAAGCCGCAGAACATGTCGAACAACGCCGCGGTAACGGCGGAGGGCGGCGAGATCGGCCGGGCGCAGGCGCTTCAGGCGCGCGCGGCGGGGCTGGCGCCCCATGTCGACATGAACCCGGTGCTGTTGAAGCCGCAAAGCGAGACCGGGGCGCAGATCGTGCTGTGCGGCAAGGTGTTCGGCGCCGCGAAGGCGCGCGAGTTCCAGGCGGTCAAGCAGCAGTTGCTGCCGCATGTGATCGAGAGCTTCGACCGGTTGAAGCGGACCGCCGAGATCGTGCTGGTGGAGGGGGCCGGCAGCGCCTCGGAGATCAACCTGCGCGCCGCCGACATCGCCAATATGGGCTTCGCCCGCGCCGCCGACGTACCCGTCGTGCTGATCGGCGATATCGATCGCGGCGGTGTCATCGCGAGCCTCGTCGGCACGAAGACCGTGATCGATCCCGCCGACGCGGCGATGATCGTCGGCTTCATCGTCAACCGCATGCGCGGCGATCCGACCTTGTTCGATGCCGGCATGGCGGCCATCGCCGAGGCGACCGGATGGGCGAATCTCGGGCTCGTGCCGCACTTTGCCGGTGCCGGCCGGCTTCCGGCGGAGGACGCCTATTCGCTGAGCGAGCAGGAGGCGGGACATGCCGGCGGGAAAATCCGCATATCCGTGCCGGTATTGCCGCGGATCGCCAATTTCGACGATCTCGATCCGCTCGCGGCCGAACCCGATGTCGCGCTGACCATGGTCGAGGCCGGCCAGGCCATCCCCGCGTGCGACCTCGTCATCCTGCCGGGCTCGAAGGCGACGATCGCCGATCTGAAGGCGCTGAAGCGCGAGGGGTGGGACGTCGATATTCTCGCCCATGTGCGCCGCGGCGGGCGGGTCCTGGGCCTCTGCGGCGGCTATCAGATGCTGGGCAGGACCATTGCCGATCCCGAAGGCATCGAGGGCTATCCGGAACTGGCGGAGGGGCTCGGCCTGCTCGATGTCGAGACGGTGCTGTGCAGCGACAAGAGCCTTGTCGAGGTGAGCGGCGAGACGGTCGCCGACGGGCTCTCCTTCCGTGGCTACGAAATGCACATGGGGCGCACGACGGGCCCGGCGACGGAGCGGCCGCTGGTTCGGCTGGCCGACTGTCGGGTCGATGGCGCGGTCTCGCCGGACGGCCGTGTCGCCGCCACCTACGTACATGGCTTCTTCGCCGACGATCGCCAGCGGGCGGCCTGGCTCGAACGGCTCGGCGGCGCCTCGGATCTGGCGTACGAGCGTGGCGTCGACGATGCGCTGGACCGGCTCGCCGAACACCTGGAGGCGCACGTCGATATCGACCGGATCGTCACGTCAGCCAGATGA
- a CDS encoding CbtA family protein, producing MRILAGGLIGGIAGGIVVGAIESVTTTPLILHAEQFETTDVASAAQILLAHVHSGEVAAEGGDAMRTILTYTASVIVAVGFAWMLLAAMFVKGAEITARSVIPWAVAGFVATGLAPAFGLAPELPGAYAAELELRQIWWVGTAVATALGLAAIFFGRHVVWSIVGVGLIVLPHMIGAPHPDDMGSPVPAELAAQFVSASLVVQALMWVVPAVIAGFAIERMRPAAA from the coding sequence ATGCGCATATTGGCCGGCGGCCTCATCGGAGGCATCGCCGGAGGTATCGTCGTGGGTGCGATCGAATCCGTCACGACGACACCGCTCATCCTGCACGCCGAGCAGTTCGAGACGACCGACGTGGCAAGCGCCGCGCAGATCCTGCTCGCCCACGTCCACAGCGGCGAGGTGGCAGCGGAAGGCGGCGACGCGATGCGGACGATCCTGACCTATACGGCGAGCGTGATCGTCGCGGTCGGCTTCGCCTGGATGCTGCTGGCGGCAATGTTCGTCAAGGGCGCCGAGATCACCGCGCGCAGCGTCATTCCCTGGGCGGTCGCCGGCTTCGTCGCGACCGGGCTCGCGCCGGCCTTCGGGCTCGCGCCCGAACTGCCGGGCGCCTACGCGGCCGAACTGGAACTGAGGCAGATCTGGTGGGTCGGCACGGCGGTGGCCACCGCGCTGGGCCTGGCGGCGATCTTCTTCGGCCGGCATGTCGTCTGGTCGATCGTCGGCGTCGGCCTGATCGTGCTGCCGCACATGATCGGCGCGCCGCACCCCGACGACATGGGCAGCCCCGTGCCGGCGGAGCTTGCCGCCCAGTTCGTGTCGGCCTCGCTGGTGGTTCAGGCGCTGATGTGGGTCGTTCCCGCCGTCATCGCAGGCTTCGCCATCGAGAGGATGCGTCCGGCGGCGGCCTGA
- a CDS encoding CbtB domain-containing protein yields the protein MTNQTTTISQSLASTRIGVAALVFLMGAVLVFGAGFAHPQALHDAAHDARHAMSFPCH from the coding sequence ATGACTAATCAGACGACGACGATTTCCCAATCTCTCGCCTCGACCCGTATCGGTGTCGCGGCCTTGGTGTTCCTGATGGGAGCCGTGCTGGTCTTCGGGGCCGGTTTCGCGCATCCGCAGGCCCTGCATGACGCCGCGCACGACGCGCGTCACGCGATGTCTTTCCCCTGCCACTGA
- the cobO gene encoding cob(I)yrinic acid a,c-diamide adenosyltransferase translates to MTDEKPDETARHRAKMEKRKAVQDAEVASKTIEKKGLLIVNTGPGKGKSTAAFGLALRMVGYGRKVGVVQFIKGAWSTGERVVLEKFGDLVEWHTMGEGFTWETQDKARDIAAAGKAWEKAKALMADPEMALVVLDELNIALRYDYLPLDEVVETLKARRPDLHVVVTGRNAKPELIEAADLVTEMTLVKHHFAAGVKAQEGIEF, encoded by the coding sequence ATGACAGACGAGAAGCCCGACGAGACCGCCCGCCACCGTGCGAAGATGGAGAAGCGCAAGGCGGTGCAGGACGCCGAGGTCGCCTCCAAGACCATCGAGAAGAAGGGCTTGCTGATCGTCAACACCGGCCCGGGCAAGGGCAAGTCGACGGCGGCCTTCGGGCTGGCCCTGAGGATGGTCGGTTATGGCCGCAAGGTCGGCGTCGTGCAGTTCATCAAGGGCGCCTGGTCGACTGGCGAGCGGGTGGTACTGGAAAAGTTCGGCGATCTCGTCGAGTGGCACACGATGGGCGAGGGCTTCACCTGGGAGACCCAGGACAAGGCGCGCGACATCGCGGCCGCCGGGAAGGCCTGGGAAAAGGCCAAGGCGCTGATGGCCGATCCCGAGATGGCGCTGGTCGTGCTCGACGAGCTCAACATCGCGCTGCGATACGATTACCTGCCGCTCGACGAGGTGGTGGAGACGCTGAAGGCCCGCCGGCCGGACCTGCATGTCGTCGTCACCGGCCGCAACGCCAAGCCGGAACTGATCGAGGCCGCCGACCTCGTCACCGAGATGACCCTGGTCAAGCATCACTTCGCCGCCGGCGTGAAGGCGCAGGAGGGCATCGAGTTTTGA
- the cbiB gene encoding adenosylcobinamide-phosphate synthase CbiB translates to MDIASNLLVLFLALLAEAAFGYPAPLYAAIRHPVMWIGALIDRLDRSLNTDDLSEARRRANGALALALILAVAIVPTLIVQIALFDILPDLLAALLVAAAASTLIAQRSLYWHVAAVATGLDRAGLAGGRAAVSRIVGRDPDSLDEAGVSRAAIESLAENFSDGVVAPAVWCALFGLPGIAAYKAANTADSMIGHKSERHRAFGWASARFDDLVNLPASRLSAVWIALAATILSLDGKAAVSTALRDARHHKSPNAGWPEAAMAGALGLKLAGPRIYGDIRVDDHWMGYGRAEATAADIRRALDLYRVACGLQIAATGLLSALIWLT, encoded by the coding sequence ATGGATATCGCGTCGAACCTCTTGGTGCTGTTTCTCGCCCTCCTCGCGGAGGCTGCCTTCGGCTATCCCGCGCCGCTCTACGCGGCAATCCGCCATCCGGTGATGTGGATCGGCGCGCTGATAGACCGGCTCGACCGAAGCCTCAACACGGATGACCTGTCCGAGGCAAGGCGCCGCGCCAACGGAGCGCTCGCCCTCGCCCTTATACTCGCCGTCGCGATCGTCCCGACGCTGATCGTCCAGATCGCGCTCTTCGACATCCTGCCGGATCTCCTGGCGGCCCTGCTGGTCGCGGCGGCGGCCTCGACCCTGATCGCCCAGAGAAGCCTCTACTGGCATGTGGCCGCCGTCGCTACGGGGCTGGACCGCGCAGGCCTCGCCGGCGGCCGGGCGGCCGTCTCGCGGATCGTCGGCCGCGATCCCGACAGCCTCGACGAGGCCGGCGTCTCGCGCGCGGCGATCGAGAGCCTGGCCGAGAACTTTTCCGACGGTGTGGTCGCCCCCGCCGTCTGGTGCGCGCTGTTCGGCCTGCCCGGCATCGCCGCTTACAAGGCGGCCAACACGGCGGACTCGATGATCGGCCACAAGAGCGAACGCCACCGCGCCTTCGGCTGGGCGTCGGCGCGCTTCGACGATCTCGTCAACCTGCCCGCCTCGCGCCTGTCGGCGGTGTGGATCGCCCTTGCCGCCACGATTCTGAGCCTCGACGGCAAGGCGGCCGTCAGCACCGCCCTTCGTGACGCCCGCCATCACAAGTCGCCGAACGCCGGCTGGCCGGAAGCGGCAATGGCCGGCGCCCTGGGGCTGAAGCTGGCCGGTCCGCGCATCTACGGCGACATCCGCGTCGACGATCACTGGATGGGCTACGGCCGCGCCGAGGCGACGGCGGCCGATATCCGCCGCGCGCTCGATCTCTACCGCGTCGCCTGTGGACTCCAGATCGCCGCCACCGGACTGCTTTCTGCCCTCATCTGGCTGACGTGA